In one window of Paraflavitalea soli DNA:
- the accB gene encoding acetyl-CoA carboxylase biotin carboxyl carrier protein — MDFKQIQELIKMINKSNIGEVTIEEKGFKLTIKQKEEPAQHVIAAPMHAPMSMPAVAQPQALAAPAAQASGDKKAAEPAADNLITIKSPMIGTFYRSPSPGKPVFVEPGDEVLPGKVVCIIEAMKLFNEIESEVKGRIVKVLVEDASPVEYDQPLFLVEP, encoded by the coding sequence ATGGATTTTAAACAAATTCAGGAGTTGATCAAAATGATCAACAAGTCCAACATCGGTGAAGTGACCATAGAAGAAAAGGGATTCAAACTAACCATCAAACAAAAAGAAGAACCTGCTCAACACGTAATCGCTGCTCCTATGCATGCGCCCATGTCCATGCCGGCGGTTGCTCAACCCCAGGCGCTGGCAGCTCCTGCAGCGCAGGCCTCCGGAGATAAAAAAGCGGCCGAACCTGCTGCTGATAACCTGATCACCATCAAAAGTCCAATGATCGGTACTTTTTACCGTAGCCCATCACCCGGCAAACCCGTATTTGTGGAGCCAGGGGATGAAGTGCTGCCGGGCAAGGTGGTATGTATCATAGAAGCCATGAAACTCTTCAACGAAATTGAAAGCGAAGTAAAGGGGCGTATCGTAAAGGTGCTGGTAGAAGACGCTTCGCCTGTGGAATACGATCAGCCTTTATTCCTGGTAGAACCCTAA
- the accC gene encoding acetyl-CoA carboxylase biotin carboxylase subunit, which produces MFKKILIANRGEIALRVIRTCREMGIKTVAVYSTADKDSLHVKFADEAVCIGRAASSDSYLNIPHIMAAAEITNADGIHPGYGFLAENARFAEICGEHNIKFIGPTPDQIRSMGDKITAKETMIRAGVPVVPGGEGLLQSLEEAKSLAKEIGYPVILKATAGGGGKGMRVVWQEDEMEKNYNTAKIEAGASFKNDGIYMEKFVEEPRHIEIQVAGDRYGKVCHLSERDCSIQRRHQKLVEESPSPFMTPELRQRMGDAAIKAASAIGYESVGTIEFLVDKHRNFYFMEMNTRIQVEHCVTEEVTNFDLIKEQIKIASGEAISGQNYEPQMHAIECRINAEDPYNDFRPSPGKITVLNQPGGHGIRIDSHVYAGYVIPPYYDSMIAKIIAVARTREEAINTMSRALNEYVIEGVKTTIPFHQQLMKNEDFIKGNFNTKFLESFKLL; this is translated from the coding sequence ATGTTCAAAAAGATTTTAATTGCCAATCGTGGAGAGATTGCCTTGCGGGTAATTCGTACCTGTCGTGAGATGGGTATTAAAACTGTGGCGGTATACTCTACGGCTGATAAAGATAGCCTGCATGTAAAATTTGCCGACGAAGCGGTTTGCATAGGCCGTGCAGCCAGTTCCGATTCTTATCTTAATATTCCCCATATCATGGCAGCTGCCGAGATCACGAATGCGGATGGTATCCATCCGGGTTATGGATTTCTGGCAGAAAATGCCCGGTTTGCCGAAATATGTGGTGAACACAATATTAAATTCATAGGGCCCACGCCCGATCAGATCCGTTCGATGGGTGATAAGATCACTGCCAAAGAAACGATGATCAGGGCCGGTGTACCGGTGGTGCCCGGTGGTGAAGGTTTACTTCAAAGCCTGGAAGAGGCCAAAAGCCTGGCCAAAGAGATAGGTTACCCGGTGATCCTGAAAGCTACTGCCGGTGGTGGTGGTAAAGGTATGCGGGTAGTGTGGCAGGAAGACGAGATGGAGAAGAACTACAACACTGCCAAAATTGAAGCCGGCGCTTCCTTTAAGAACGATGGTATCTATATGGAGAAGTTTGTGGAAGAGCCACGCCATATCGAGATACAGGTAGCCGGCGACCGCTATGGTAAGGTGTGCCACCTCAGTGAAAGGGATTGCTCTATTCAGCGCCGTCACCAGAAACTGGTGGAAGAATCTCCTTCGCCTTTTATGACACCGGAATTGCGCCAGCGCATGGGCGATGCTGCCATCAAAGCGGCTTCTGCCATTGGATATGAAAGTGTAGGCACCATCGAGTTCCTGGTAGATAAGCACCGCAATTTCTACTTCATGGAAATGAATACGCGTATCCAGGTAGAACATTGTGTAACGGAAGAAGTGACCAATTTTGACCTTATTAAGGAGCAAATTAAAATAGCCTCGGGCGAAGCGATCAGTGGTCAGAACTATGAACCACAAATGCACGCCATCGAATGCCGTATCAATGCAGAAGATCCGTACAATGATTTCAGGCCCAGTCCTGGTAAGATCACGGTACTGAACCAGCCCGGTGGTCATGGTATCCGTATCGATTCGCATGTATACGCCGGGTATGTGATACCTCCTTACTACGATTCCATGATCGCCAAGATCATTGCCGTAGCACGCACCAGGGAAGAGGCCATCAATACCATGAGCCGTGCCCTGAATGAGTATGTGATCGAAGGGGTAAAGACTACCATTCCTTTTCATCAGCAACTCATGAAGAACGAAGATTTCATCAAAGGCAACTTCAATACCAAGTTCCTGGAGTCCTTTAAGTTATTATAA
- a CDS encoding T9SS type A sorting domain-containing protein has protein sequence MMKHLYLLLTVCLYCATSTNAQTKYWIGLPTGANWNDPNNWSNSPGGSPGIDVPNGNTYNAVFNQNALVNVDLTSINLNSLTVTNNATARLYTPAVGSIITLFSTSVAAPALQVDLGSTLEDSCSTAGTEFITRFANNSQGLINGTWSFFGVPAVTTPTPLAAGIAYARFPVTTTYTNLVRVNGTIKLANDFTYFDCNVPAYMYFENGSQYWVARSGGIVPRATWHANSTILVTGTVFAGPNVGLPATGQGIGNLVIDCPSVSSGSTSFLLPNGLQINGNLQVLNTNNANMLIGSSSNGNPVNYTILGNLEISPNAFVTLGGTNLGFSYAMQVNGNYVQTGGTFNLRNNIGTVTQPTVLSVKGNFNQSGGTFGCLNTTVSTVSDLFVVELNGTTNQNISSAAGSINNSTNQVVLRLNNTAGATLLTPLAVGKISWNTAGKGNLTTTSTNVLTIKNTDLSDPLVVNGASNSGYVNGPVGRATASNQYYKFPTGKGGALRECEVQPATATTSEYSAEYFGTAYSDLTVQAPLTGVSNQQYWNISRVSGSDAVIRLTLSGAVPGASATDTLVVAHYTGGSWTDARGTKLSPGNSTTGSLETKDLSSFSPFTFAYTSLVVTPIYLTSFTARKDGGTAKLNWVITDNSTPQKFEILRSTTGTNFSVIGTVAGADKKLVYDFTDNALPSGTVYYRLRMIDIDGSGELTKIVAIMNGSKGVVITSMMPTLVTNRARLNITSSEKVSMQLVVTDIYGRSIKNQVHTLTTGNQEIWMNLATLPAGTYQVTGYLQSGEKTSTIRFIKQ, from the coding sequence ATGATGAAGCACCTCTACCTGTTATTAACAGTATGCCTGTACTGTGCCACCTCCACCAACGCACAAACAAAATACTGGATTGGCCTCCCCACCGGAGCCAATTGGAACGATCCCAACAACTGGTCCAACAGTCCCGGCGGAAGCCCTGGCATTGATGTCCCCAATGGCAATACCTACAATGCTGTTTTTAATCAAAATGCCCTGGTGAATGTAGACCTTACTTCTATCAACCTCAACTCCCTCACCGTAACCAACAATGCTACTGCCCGGCTGTACACGCCTGCAGTGGGCAGTATCATTACACTGTTCAGCACCAGCGTAGCTGCTCCGGCATTGCAGGTCGACCTCGGTAGCACCCTGGAAGATAGCTGTTCTACAGCCGGTACTGAGTTCATTACCCGTTTTGCCAATAACTCACAAGGGCTGATCAACGGTACCTGGAGTTTTTTTGGCGTACCTGCTGTCACCACTCCTACCCCGTTAGCAGCCGGAATTGCCTATGCACGGTTTCCCGTTACCACCACTTATACCAACCTCGTAAGAGTGAATGGTACCATTAAGCTGGCCAATGATTTCACCTACTTTGATTGTAACGTTCCGGCATACATGTATTTTGAGAATGGCTCCCAATATTGGGTCGCACGAAGCGGCGGGATCGTACCAAGAGCTACCTGGCACGCCAATTCGACCATACTGGTAACCGGTACCGTATTTGCCGGCCCCAACGTCGGCTTGCCCGCCACCGGTCAGGGCATCGGTAACCTGGTGATCGACTGTCCATCCGTTTCATCGGGCTCTACCTCTTTCCTGCTTCCCAACGGCCTGCAGATCAACGGCAACTTACAGGTGCTCAATACCAATAATGCCAACATGCTCATAGGCTCCAGCAGCAACGGTAATCCTGTCAACTATACTATCCTGGGCAACCTGGAAATAAGCCCCAATGCTTTTGTAACATTGGGTGGAACCAACCTGGGCTTCAGCTATGCCATGCAGGTAAATGGCAACTATGTGCAAACAGGCGGCACCTTCAACCTGCGCAACAATATAGGAACGGTCACACAGCCTACCGTACTGAGTGTAAAAGGCAATTTCAATCAATCCGGTGGCACCTTTGGTTGTTTGAATACTACCGTAAGCACAGTGAGCGATCTCTTTGTAGTAGAACTGAATGGCACCACCAACCAGAATATCTCTTCCGCTGCCGGTAGCATCAATAACTCCACCAACCAGGTTGTATTGCGGCTCAACAATACGGCCGGCGCCACCTTGCTCACGCCCCTGGCGGTAGGTAAGATCAGCTGGAACACAGCCGGCAAAGGCAACCTGACCACCACTTCCACCAACGTATTGACCATTAAGAATACCGACCTCAGCGATCCGCTGGTCGTAAATGGAGCTTCCAACAGTGGTTATGTCAATGGTCCCGTTGGAAGGGCTACAGCTTCCAACCAGTATTACAAATTCCCCACTGGTAAAGGCGGCGCCCTCAGGGAATGTGAAGTACAGCCTGCCACGGCCACCACATCCGAATATTCAGCCGAATATTTCGGTACCGCTTATAGCGACCTGACCGTACAAGCCCCGCTTACAGGTGTTTCAAATCAGCAATACTGGAATATCAGTCGTGTATCCGGTAGTGATGCAGTCATTCGCCTCACACTGTCAGGAGCCGTACCAGGCGCCAGCGCCACCGACACACTGGTAGTAGCCCATTATACCGGAGGTAGCTGGACAGATGCCAGGGGCACGAAACTCAGCCCCGGTAATTCCACAACAGGTAGTCTTGAAACAAAAGACCTCTCCAGCTTCAGCCCTTTTACTTTTGCCTATACTTCACTGGTTGTTACCCCCATCTACCTTACCAGCTTTACAGCACGCAAGGACGGCGGTACTGCAAAGCTCAACTGGGTTATCACCGACAACAGTACACCACAAAAGTTTGAGATACTCCGGTCCACTACCGGCACCAACTTCTCCGTGATCGGTACAGTAGCCGGCGCTGATAAAAAACTGGTCTATGATTTTACCGACAACGCACTTCCCAGTGGCACTGTTTATTACAGGTTGCGCATGATAGATATAGACGGCTCTGGTGAACTTACCAAGATTGTGGCTATTATGAATGGCAGCAAGGGTGTAGTGATCACTTCCATGATGCCTACCCTGGTAACCAACCGGGCACGCCTCAACATCACCTCATCCGAAAAAGTGAGTATGCAGCTGGTGGTCACCGATATATATGGCCGCAGCATCAAAAACCAGGTGCACACACTTACAACAGGCAACCAGGAGATCTGGATGAACCTGGCCACCCTGCCAGCCGGCACTTACCAGGTAACAGGGTATCTGCAATCTGGCGAAAAAACAAGCACCATCCGGTTTATCAAGCAATAG
- the efp gene encoding elongation factor P: MATTSDISRGMIIKLDGSLYSIVEFGENKTARAAAKVWAKLKGVDNKRSIEKTWNSGDNIYPVRVERKDYQFLYKDDSGYNFMDTETFEQIALSEDLIDAPQFLKDGQEVSMLINTETELPMSVELPDKIVLKVTYSEPGMKGDTATRTLKPATVETGATVNVPLFVNEGELIRVNTKSGEYVERVKE, encoded by the coding sequence ATGGCAACTACTTCAGACATCAGCCGTGGTATGATCATTAAACTGGATGGCAGCTTGTATTCCATCGTGGAATTCGGAGAGAACAAGACCGCCCGCGCAGCCGCCAAAGTCTGGGCCAAACTGAAAGGTGTAGACAATAAGCGCAGTATCGAAAAGACCTGGAACTCAGGCGATAATATTTATCCGGTACGCGTAGAAAGGAAAGATTATCAATTTCTGTATAAAGACGATAGCGGTTATAACTTCATGGATACGGAGACTTTTGAGCAGATCGCTTTGAGCGAAGACCTGATCGATGCTCCGCAATTTCTGAAGGATGGCCAGGAAGTTTCGATGTTGATCAATACAGAAACTGAACTTCCCATGAGCGTGGAGCTGCCTGATAAGATCGTGCTGAAAGTAACTTATAGTGAACCCGGCATGAAAGGTGATACGGCTACCCGTACCCTGAAGCCTGCTACTGTAGAGACCGGCGCTACTGTAAACGTACCTTTGTTTGTAAATGAAGGGGAGTTGATCCGGGTTAATACCAAGAGCGGTGAATATGTAGAACGCGTGAAAGAATAA
- the der gene encoding ribosome biogenesis GTPase Der, whose amino-acid sequence MAGFTVAIVGRPNVGKSTFFNRLLEQRKAIVDDVSGVTRDRQYGVADWNGKSFNVIDTGGFVAQSEDIFEKEIRKQVMIALEEANALIFMGDAATGITDLDESMADVLRRTSKPVFLAVNKVDNPDRMLEATEFYGMGFDNVFFISSMTGSGSGELLDAITALIPEEPATESEDYMGEDGEAVPAPPAIPKFAIIGQPNVGKSSLLNALIGQERTIVSDIAGTTRDTIHTHYNLFQKEFVLIDTAGIRRKTKVHEDLEFYSVIRAIKAMDEADVCMLLLDAEKGITAQDLNIFSLLVRKGKGIVILVNKWDLMEKVTNTARDYEEQLKKRLAPFNDVPILFISAKDKLRIHKAIELALDVFDTKSRRISTSQLNEVMLKAIESYHPPVVRGNSIKIKFVTQLPTHVPSFAFFCNYPDEVKQPYKNYLENQLRQNFNFKGVPVRLFFRKK is encoded by the coding sequence ATGGCTGGTTTTACGGTAGCAATAGTAGGAAGACCCAATGTAGGGAAGAGTACATTTTTTAATCGCTTGCTGGAACAACGCAAGGCAATTGTGGATGATGTTAGTGGTGTAACCCGCGACCGCCAGTATGGTGTGGCTGACTGGAATGGAAAATCATTTAACGTAATTGATACAGGCGGTTTTGTAGCACAAAGTGAAGATATATTTGAGAAAGAGATCCGCAAGCAGGTAATGATCGCTTTGGAAGAAGCCAATGCCCTCATATTTATGGGTGATGCCGCCACCGGCATTACCGACCTCGATGAATCAATGGCCGATGTATTGCGCCGCACCTCCAAACCGGTATTCCTGGCAGTGAATAAGGTCGACAATCCAGACCGTATGCTGGAAGCCACCGAGTTCTACGGAATGGGCTTCGACAATGTTTTCTTTATTTCTTCCATGACCGGCAGCGGCAGCGGAGAGCTCCTGGACGCTATTACCGCCCTCATCCCCGAAGAGCCTGCTACGGAATCGGAAGACTATATGGGAGAGGATGGTGAAGCAGTGCCGGCCCCTCCGGCCATACCCAAATTTGCTATTATCGGGCAACCGAATGTGGGTAAATCCTCCCTGCTGAACGCCTTGATCGGACAGGAACGTACCATCGTAAGCGATATTGCCGGCACCACACGCGATACCATTCACACACACTATAATCTCTTCCAGAAAGAGTTTGTATTGATCGATACGGCGGGTATCCGCCGCAAGACCAAGGTACATGAAGACCTGGAGTTTTACTCGGTCATCAGGGCTATCAAAGCCATGGATGAAGCAGATGTTTGTATGCTGTTGCTGGATGCTGAAAAAGGCATTACTGCGCAAGACCTGAATATATTCAGCCTCCTGGTACGGAAAGGGAAAGGCATCGTTATCCTGGTCAACAAATGGGACCTGATGGAGAAAGTGACCAATACGGCCAGGGATTACGAAGAGCAGCTTAAAAAACGCCTTGCCCCCTTCAATGATGTACCCATCCTGTTTATCTCGGCCAAAGACAAGCTCCGTATCCACAAGGCCATTGAACTGGCCCTGGATGTATTTGACACCAAATCACGCCGGATATCTACCTCCCAACTAAATGAGGTAATGCTGAAAGCCATCGAATCTTACCATCCCCCGGTGGTGCGCGGTAACTCCATAAAGATCAAATTTGTGACCCAGTTGCCCACACATGTTCCTTCTTTTGCCTTCTTCTGTAACTATCCGGACGAAGTAAAGCAACCATATAAGAACTACCTGGAGAATCAACTAAGACAGAATTTCAATTTCAAAGGAGTGCCCGTACGCCTGTTCTTCCGTAAGAAATAG
- the era gene encoding GTPase Era encodes MKSGFVSIFGRPNAGKSTLLNALMGEKLAIVSPKVQTTRHRIKGIVTTPGYQIIFSDTPGIIEPTYKLQEKMMHAVQQAKEDTDVAVFLLDVRESLTEVNALFESIQVKAPVIVAINKLDTVDATQKEAVFNFFRSKPYAKEVVGLSALKGLQVDELLQTIVKYLPEGEPFFAEDEMTDLPTRFFVGEMIREKIFYLFKDEIPYHTTVIVREFKEKTTLVKIVADIIVQRESQKAILLGEGGKMIKQLGTDARKDIEAFIGQKVFLELFVKVKPKWRDNDFMLKEYGYH; translated from the coding sequence ATGAAATCTGGGTTTGTAAGCATATTTGGTCGCCCCAATGCGGGCAAAAGCACGTTGTTGAACGCCTTAATGGGCGAGAAGCTCGCTATTGTATCCCCCAAAGTGCAAACCACCCGCCACCGCATCAAGGGCATCGTCACCACTCCCGGATACCAGATCATCTTTTCCGATACTCCCGGCATCATTGAACCCACCTACAAGTTACAGGAGAAAATGATGCATGCGGTACAACAGGCCAAAGAAGATACCGATGTGGCCGTATTCCTGTTGGATGTAAGAGAGAGCCTGACAGAAGTGAATGCGCTTTTTGAATCCATCCAGGTGAAGGCGCCCGTTATTGTAGCCATCAACAAGCTGGATACGGTGGATGCCACCCAAAAGGAAGCAGTCTTCAACTTCTTCCGGTCCAAACCGTACGCCAAAGAAGTAGTAGGTCTTTCCGCCCTGAAAGGATTGCAGGTAGATGAGTTGTTACAAACCATCGTTAAATACCTGCCCGAAGGGGAACCCTTCTTTGCAGAAGATGAAATGACCGACCTGCCCACCCGGTTCTTTGTAGGCGAAATGATCAGGGAAAAGATATTCTACCTGTTCAAAGACGAAATACCCTACCATACCACCGTTATTGTGCGGGAATTCAAAGAGAAAACAACCCTGGTAAAGATCGTAGCCGATATCATTGTACAGCGCGAATCACAAAAAGCGATCCTGCTGGGCGAAGGTGGTAAGATGATCAAACAACTGGGAACAGATGCGCGGAAGGATATCGAGGCATTTATAGGACAGAAAGTGTTCCTGGAATTATTTGTGAAGGTGAAGCCCAAATGGAGAGACAACGATTTCATGCTGAAAGAATACGGTTATCATTAA